AATGATTATTTTAGTAGTTCAAATGATGGGAAAAGTTTGTagcttttttttgtttcctttccttTGCTTTAAAGTATAAACTCAATAACAATGGTGCTCACGTGATGGGAATAAGCACACAGGTCCGCATGTGTGCGTGTGTTCcataattcattattcattccCATGCACCCACAAAGGTTCGTATATAGGGCCTgtgttataaatataattgtCTAAACaaaaccatctctctctctctctctctatatatatatataaacataatgtCCCCAACAAAGTACCCAACATTGAAATGGGTGGAATCATAAGCAGCAATTGAGCAGTACAAAATGTGAAAATGTTAGGACGTGTTTAAATTTGTGGAGATTGGACCCCACGACACCCACTATTCTCACTTGGGAAACTCCCCCCAACACCACTACTCTCAAATATGCCTTTTGCTTGTCCACAACCAAAACATACCTAACATTCATcctctcaatttttatttttatttttattttagaaaaaacctTCTcataattactattcactatctcacatttcacatcttataaaaaatattttcgtattttataaaaaatacttcacatatcatgaaaaaattataagtatggAATATGTGTTGTGAACAGTTGCTGATTtataacaaaacttttttttttttttaactcaaacccaaaacaaaacaaaacaaaacaaattttgcCCATCTATGACTTGTCCCTTACATATTAcgtctcttttattttgtcatgataaaaaaaggaaaaatccaAACCAAATTTATGCAGTTATGTCACAACAAAAACAAGCCCATGCCCCCacaaaacaaaacccatttctcaaaattatttatttatttgggttcTCTCTTTTAGTTGGAGTAATGATTTGATGCATTAATTGTCTCATGGAAATTTTGCCTGCCTTCAAAACCGTCCAACAAATAGATACATCCTTATTTATGTTGTCCTTTGGACCATATTTCTCACATCACAAGATTTCCTGTTGATTCTAATCCATTCCTCTTTGCCCTGCAAATTCATAGCCTTTGAACTCAAGGTGGTCCTGTAGTACTTTCTCATCTTCAATGAACTTGGACGGGTGGATTGTGTTTAGCCAATTGGTGTTAAAGATTGATCCAACGGTGAATCCTTGTCGTAACATTGTAGCTATGGTAGGCGTTGGAATACCTAAACATCTCAGGCATAGGGGTCAACAAGTAATAATTCCGAAGGCACTCCACCTTTGACAACCATCCAAATTATAATGAGTGAGATCTCATAAATTGCAATTGATTTCCAACCATTTAGCTCGAAGTCTAGGATGCCATCATAGACAATCACTACCTCCTCAGGCCTCatttcttttgcctttttctCCTATAGTTAATCTCATTATACCCATGGTACTCACCAACAACATACCCAATCATGCATCCTCCTAAATCATTTCCAACCGCTAGATCCTTAAGCTTGTATTGGTCGAGATTGAAattctctatattttatttttttaacttagccacttaattaaaaaataatgactgAATTTCAGAAAATGTCACAAATTTTTTGCGAAAATATCTTTATACTAAGATATGTTATCCAattatttgtcaaaaaaaaaaaaaaaaacgagtcTAAAAAATGTAGATTGTATGAAATAGTTGATACGAGGGTCCAGCTTGTAGAAGAGCTTAATACGGTGGACCTTAGTGTAGTGGATCAAGTCAAAGGGTCCAAAAGCAGATAAAGCAACACAAGGAAAGTGGACCCCAAGTCTTATCCGCCCATTGAATCGACCGTTTAACGAAGCAGTGCATCGGAGCCGGAGGGGAAacgaaagagaggaaaaaataaaataaaaagaaaggaaaaagagagtgtTTCAGCTATTACACTATACACTACTGCATAGGGactagagagagggagagagggaggaaatgGACAAGTCTGCAAAAGATGGAGAGTACTGCAAGTTCGAATTATTCTTCTTCTGTGTATGATTGCTTTTACAATCCTCAGTAACTCTTTTGGACTCGTATTTCCCCACTTTCCTCTCTCCATCCTTTCTCCCCTCTCAGTctctccatatatattttgtttttttatacatataatatatggtaATGGTACGTCCCCGAGGCTGCGCGACCAGTCCAGAACCGGAACAAACAGAGAgaaggggggagggggaggtGATTTTAAAAACATGGGGTGGGGGGAGGGGGCAGGGTCCTCACAAGCCTTTTACACGTGATAAAGAAAACAACCAAAAGCACTTGCATGCGTgtataaaaattcatttatcATCAtcacctctctctttctctctctatctctggtATCTGAATCATCCACCAAAACCTATCTTTTATATGTAGTAAGCTTTTGGTTCCCCTTTTAATCTCTGGTCACGTTCTTTGCCACCCATCCTTTTAAAgcctcccttcttcttctttcttatgATTTGATTCAAGTGCAGAGCGACTTGTTTTAGTATTCCATCACTCCCATAGTCTCTGAGTGTGGTGGGTTGGTTAGTTGGTGAGTCTTCAATCTTTTGGCTTCTTTGGACTTGGTTATTTAATGGGGGCTGCACTTCCTCGTCGGAATTAGTTTTGGGTATCCTACAAATAGTGATTACGCTTCCCTTTTCAATGTTTATTCCTTCTCTTTGGACTtgttcttaatttttgttttcttcttggtGTTTTTATTCTCCTCCTACAGTAATCACCTGGTTTCAAAAtctgtaaaatatatatatatatatatatacacacacacacacatattctTCTGTCATGTTTTATCCGTTTGGGTTTATTCATCTTCTATATGATTATCGGTTTCAGGTAGGGGAGATGCCTAAGGGAATGGTTTTGACTTGTGGATATTTCCGTTTCTTGGGGTTCTAATTGTTTGtctaattatatttattcattccATGCTCTCTGTCTGCCAGTTCATTGTGTTGCTAATAGAAGAATCTGAAGAAGATTTGTCTTCGGTTTTGCATATATGCTTTTCGAGTTTACAGCTGATTTTTGGGCTGCTAGTTTTATTTGGGGTTTCGTGTTTTATGTTTCTTCTCTTATTGATGGGCTTCTGAGTTTTTGAGTCgagaataagaaattatattaaaataaccaTCTTTTTTGGTTGTGTTTGAGCTATCTTTGTCTTCTCGACCCAATGGCTCTTTAATTACTAGTCAGAAGAAACTGTTACTATTTGTTTCTTGGTTGGCTCTTTCTCATTTCCATGTATTTTTAAGGGGTCAAGCTGCTTCCTGAAACATATGTGAATGGACCGGCTTTTCTACTTATCAAAGGAATAGTAATGCTTGTAATGTTCAACGAAAGATGGAACTTTTGCCCATACTTTTTTTACTTTGAGTACAAAACCATGATgcatttatcatcattatttcCATTTGTTTACTCGTCTACAATCTTTTGTTATGTCGCTGACCTGCATTTTcccgtttattttttttccccagcTGAAATAGTCTCAAGTCTGTGAGAGAAAtaggaaagaataaaaagaaggCAGTGCGTTTGTGTGCCATTTGGTGAAGCTCTTTTCAACGAGTAATTGTGCTTTTGCGTATCAGTTTCAGTCCGCAAAATTAGCGAATCCAACATGCCTATAAGGCAGATGAAAGAGAGCACAGAGCAACACCTTGTGATCAAAACCCACTTGCAGAACTCCATGAACCAAATGCAGAAGGCACCCACCAACAAAACTGCCCAAAATGGTAAAGGTCCACCACCCCAAGAGCCCCATAACACAAAACCTCACAACCAAACTTCGCCACCAtcaaaaaacaaaggaagaagaaggggtaGAGGTGGCCGAAAGTTTGATCAAGGCGATGTTTGTATGCGTCCGAGTTCCCGGCACTGCACCGTGGTGAATACGCCCGTCTCTGCGAATCCGGCCGGAGCCCTTTTAGCGAGTACGCTAGATGGATCGGTTGAAAACGGTGGCAACTTGTGTGGAATGGAGATGAGTTTTCCTACTACGAGCAAGGCTTCGAGTTTTGCCCGGAGGCCTGGTTTTGGGCAAGTTGGGACAAAGTGTATTGTAAAGGCCAACCATTTCTTTGCGGAGTTACCTGAGAAGGACCTGAACCAGTATGATGTAAGCTGTTTACTTTAATGGGGCTAATATTAAACTTAGCTGTTAATATGATGCTGCGGATAATTGAATTGCATTTTGCTTTGTGTCATAGCACTTGGGCCCCTTGAATCTGACATCCAGTAAGTTTATGGTGTGGTTTATTCATATGTTTGTTGTTACATTGCAGAGGAAATCGATCAGGTGTCTGTTATTCGTCTGTCCTTTTCTTCTATAGCCATTTATGAGTTTTAAATTGGGCCATCAATTATGTTCTTATTGTTTGTTTGCCTTTTCACCATCTGTGTACTGATTCGTGCAGGTGACCATAACTCCTGAAGTGTCATCAAGAACCGTGAACAGAGCCATCATGGAAGAACTGGTAAGATTGTACAGAGAATCTGATTTAGGAACGAGACTACCTGCTTATGATGGCAGAAAGAGTTTGTACACAGCTGGGGAGCTGCCCTTTGCTTGGAAAGAGTTCAAAATTAAGCTAGTAGATGAGGAAGATGGAATCAATGGTCCCAAGTAAGAATTTATTGCCTGTGCTATCCTGTTCCCATTTTaacctctctctcgctctctccccCCGCGGTGCCCTCTGGGTTAtgctcttctctcttttctttgcACCCATCTGGGTCGTCCTCTTTTCTTCAGTTGAGGTTTCTCGTTCtgaatatttatagaattaaacataaaaataaaaataaaataaaaataactaaaaatcttTATAATTTGGATTATGACTTTTGCTTTATGATGGACTTTgctgtggatttttttttttttttcgtttttgttaTATACCTATGAAAGTAACAATTGGTCTATATAAAATTTCCAGACGGGaaagagaatataaagtggtgaTTAAGTTTGTCGCGAGGGCAAACATGCATCATTTGGGGCAGTTTCTAGCTGGCAAGCGTGCAGATGCTCCACAGGAAGCTCTTCAAATTCTTGACATTGTATTAAGGGAGCTTTCAACAAAGAGGTATAATTTCTCAATGCGTGTTATCCCgccaaattatatatgtgacAGATGACCCTTGCACAATTGGTTCTTGTAACCTTACAAAGCCTACATTTTGTAAAGGTATTGCCCAATAGGGAGATCCTTCTTTTCACCAGATATTAGAATGCCACAACGGCTCGGTGATGGCTTGGAATCATGGTGTGGTTTTTACCAGAGTATAAGGCCTACCCAGATGGGCCTGTCCTTAAACATTGGTAATTCTATGAATTTTCTAATGGACAGTGCTTGAGATTTTTTCAAACAGTCTCCCTGTTATTTACTCAATTATTACATTTGACAGATATGGCTTCAGCTGCATTTATTGAGCCTCTCCCAGTAATAGACTTTGTTGCCCAGCTTCTTGGTAAAGATGTTTTGTCAAGACCATTGTCTGATTCTGACCGTGTAAAGGTACTTTTCTCTGCATTAGTGATGCGGTGGGGTTTTGTTTTCTagatatttcatttaatctaGAATACAATTGGAATGTTTACCAGATCAAGAGAGCCCTAAGAGGAGTGAAAGTTGAAGTAACACACAGGGGCAATGTACGGAGGAAGTATCGTGTTTCAGGATTGACGTCTCAACCTACAAGAGAACTAGTGtaggttttaaattatttgtttgtattttctcTTCAAAGTCTATAGAATTGGAAGTTGGTGAGAGTTCTTGCATCATGAAAAATGGAAGCTGACTATAAATAGAGTTTAGCTGTATTTCCCAtaccagaaaagaaaaactcGTTCTTGTCAATTCCCTCTTTAAATCCTTCATAAATGTGTTCATATTTTGGTTAATTGAGGTATATTTGTTCAGGTTTCCTGTTGATGACAACTCAACCATGAAGTCAGTTGTTGAATACTTCCAAGAGATGTATGGCTTCACCATTCAACACACACACCTTCCTTGTCTTCAAGTAGGAAACCAAAAGAAGGCTAACTATTTGCCTATGGAGGTAGGGAGTATCTGTTAataaagttctctctctctccaagttgattttatttcagattttgTCCACAATTCCTTCACGATTATGCTTTTGATGATGCAGGCCTGCAAAATTGTTGAGGGGCAACGATACACAAAAAGGCTCAATGAGAGGCAAATTACTGCTCTCCTAAAAGTTACTTGTCAAAGACCTAGAGATCGAGAATATGATATTTTGCAGGTATTTTTGACGTTCTAATATTGTATATTCGTCAAATTACTCAATCGAGCCATTTTGCAACCTTTAGAAGATGGGATTTGTGGGCTTGTCTTGTTGATACATAGATGCCTTTCCTTCACTTGGTTATGAGATCATGGAAAAGGAAGATACTTTGGAATCTTTGAGACCACCCTTCATTCCACCCTTTAACTAATTGTAAATGCTTGAAAACCTTAAAATACCCTGTTGTCTTCTCGACAAATAATTGAAGCATGttccccctaggtctaaggttcaaatccccttcgatgcaaacaatctctagggccAATCGGACTGGaggattttttccttgaattacccCGAGGTGCACTtacgggaaactccttgccgaagGCCTATGCACCCCCAGGATTAGTTGGGACACTGTTCttggacacccagtgccaagaaaaaaaaaaaaaatcctatatgACAGGGTCAACAGCTAacctacattttatatatgtatgggGTTCTTGAGAATGTGCCAAATCATCTGATAGACAAGTTTAAAAACTTCTACTGTCTGCTGGAAGGCTGTATCCAattgtacattttttatttattcttttcatgCTAAGAGAACTCAAATAAATGACTAGTTGGAATATCAACATAATAGCACGAGACCTATGACTAAGCCTCAAACTGAGTTGCATGCATCTTTAACAAGAGGACATTGGGACCATGCAAGCCATGTAAATTGGAATTATGGTGTTATATGACCTGTCTGGTGTTGTTGGGTTCTGATTTAGTTCATACGGATAACTATCATTCTTGGTCTGAAGCAGACAGTTCAACAAAATGCCTATGATCAAGACCCTTATGCAAAGGAGTTTGGCATCAAAATCAGTGAAAAGCTAGCTTCTGTTGAGGCACGAATTCTTCCTGCTCCTTGGGTAATGTGCTTCTCCTATTACGACTATTATGTTTAGAAAAAGACATTTGGTATTATATTACCGCTCACTATCATGGCACCCTTAACTGCAGCTGAAGTATCATGAAGCTGGAAAGGAAAAAGACTGTTTGCCACAAGTTGGTCAGTGGAACATGATGAACAAGGTATCATTGTTGTGACATTTCCCAGCAAGGGCAGAGGCCTTTGGTATCCCCTCCGGTCAAGAATTAGGCCTCATGGATTTTCATGGATATTACATTACCCCTAATTCTGTTATTGATTTTACCCCTCATCTCTTGGTTATCTGTTCCTCACATAATGCAGAAAATGATCAATGGGATGACTGTAAGCCGGTGGGCATGTATAAATTTCTCACGGAGTGTGCAGGAGAGTGTTGCTCGTGGGTTTTGTAATGAACTTGCCCAAATGTGTCAAGTGTCTGGCATGGTAACCTTTTTATCTGTTTCATTTTGCATGTTTCAAGATTAGACAGTTTCTTCGAAGAAGACCTTTagtttttttcctattttctagGAATTTAATCCAGAGCCCGTCATTTCAATCTACAATGCGAGGCCTGAACAAGTGGAGAAAGCCTTGAAGCATGTCTATCATGCAGCCATGAACAAGACGAAAGGAAAAGAACTAGAGCTGCTGTTAGCTATTTTGCCAGACAACAATGGGTCTTTATATGGTATGTCTTGCGTTGAAATTTTGGCAGTTATGTCCATGAAACTGGGATGTGCTTCATCTGCTTGAATTGAAAGTAAAACTTAAATTTGACGTGGTTGTtctatatgattattttttcagGCGATCTCAAACGAATATGTGAAACTGATCTTGGCTTGATATCGCAATGCTGTCTCACAAAGCATGTTTTCAAGATCAGCAAGCAGTACTTGGCAAATGTGTCTCTGAAGATCAATGTTAAGGTTTGATTAATTCtcattttatatgaaattactcCCAATTTTCGTTTTACTTGCATTCATCATCAAACGGCTAAATTCTCAATATTTGAATATGTATCAGGCCACTAATAATTTCTGGTTCTTATGGCATTGATAACTTGATTTTTAAAGCACCCTTGATTAAGTCATTAGTTTGAGAATGGTAATGCATacctcattttatatataactgaAATATTCTTGAAGTATAAACCACGGCAGCAATTGGTATCAGCATGCCCACTCTTATGTTTATCTGAATAATTCTCCACTTTCTAGAGAACTCATGGTTCCTGATACCTGAatcctgatttttttttcttattgttgGTGTGCAGATGGGTGGTAGAAACACTGTTCTTCTAGATGCTATCAGCTGCAGAATTCCATTAGTGAGTGACATACCAACAATAATATTCGGAGCTGATGTGACGCACCCGGAGAATGGAGAAGACTCCAGTCCCTCAATAGCTGCTGTATGATTTCCTGAACTATACATATTTTGTCCTAACTACTTTCCAATTAAAGGATTATTCAGGTTTTGGTAGCTTATAGAGTTGGTCCAACTGTAGGTAGTAGCTTCCCAGGACTGGCCTGAAGTGACAAAATATGCTGGATTAGTTTGTGCTCAAGCTCACAGGCAGGAACTCATACAGGACTTGTACAAAACGTGGCATGATCCTGTTCGTGGTGCGGTTAATGGTGGAATGATCCGGTATGAGACTTCATTTTTTAAGCTGGACTGGTCTAATCTTTGTTGCTTCTTTGTTGTCCATTTTTTAGGTCAGCATTTCATGTCTGTATTTATCCACTTGTTGCAGGGATCTCCTTGTTTCTTTTAGGAAGGCAACTGGGCAGAAGCCGCTAAGGATTATATTTTACAGGTCAACATTCTTCTAGTCTCTAATGCAGGTTTTCAGaactactttttttcaaagagcattgctacacaacctccaccacactccacactccacactttttaaaattttttaaatttttaatattttttttaatttttttttgagtttattctttttaaattatttcaaattttttatttattattcatataataaatatttaataaaagaaaaaaataataaaaattaaaaataatgtagagtgtggagtgttaggaggttgtgaagattttttgtttttcaaaaccTGTTCTCTTTCTAATGTTGCATGAGCCTTTATGGAGTGTAAAAATGCAGGAAGCCATATGCAAGAGAAGTGGGCCTTCTCTTTTGTCCccaaaaaagattatatatattatatacactaaCACATATATCCACTTGCAGATATATGGTACATATGTGCACTTTCTCTTATCAGACATCacatgtaaaaaacaaaaagaaaattttttgatttaatATTTGGAGCTAGGGAGCATTGCAAGTCTCTTGTGAAACCTAAAAGATTTAACTTTGACAAGTGAGCATCAATGGAATGTTTATATTAAGTTATATCTCTAAAGGGATTATGCTTTTCAATGATTTTGCCATGCTTTGATCCAACTTTACATGATGTGCATACTGTGGAATGTGTGTAGAGAATTACGTGCATTAATCGTGTTTTGTAAATACATTGCAAAGTTCATTGTATACTTACAGTTTCTATCATGTCAACAACTAATGTGAACAGGGATGGGGTAAGTGAAGGGCAGTTTTATCAAGTTCTGCTTTATGAGTTAGATGCAATCCGGAAGGTGAGAATcgatttatttatcttttttgctatattaaataatttagaataaacACAAAGTCACACGGTTTCACAATCACTGCACAGGCCTGTGCTTCGCTTGAACCAAACTATCAACCACCAGTGACTTTCATTGTGGTGCAAAAACGACATCACACTCGATTGTTTGCCAACAACCATAGGGACAGGAGCAGCACAGACAAGAGTGGGAACGTTTTGCCTGGTGAggtttaaatttcataaaaaaaaatcgccTGTTTTCCTTTGCATTCTTATGCGCACATGCAAAAAATCATAGGTTTTATAACGACTTCATTCTGTTTTCTCAGGCACTGTGGTTGATTCTAAAATTTGTCATCCAACAGAATTCGATTTTTATCTCTGCAGCCATGCTGGTATTCAGgtaaaacattattatttgaCTTACAATTCCAAATGTTACTTAGGAATCCGTACTCTCTTAAAAGAAATGTTACTCAGGAACTAGAGAAGTGATAAACAGTGATGTATGCAAACATCATAAGAGGAATCTTATCAAACCTTATATTGGGGTGGTGGAGGAAATACTATTACACACatcgaaagaaaaagaaatttacaagcATAAAAGAAAAGGAGCAGCATGATTGGGCACCATCCTATTCTTTGTTCTCTGTTGGGCTGTCACATTTATTTAGGAAGTTTTGGGAGCCGTTACTTTTCCATTTTAAGGGCTTGGATGAGGtcatttacttattaaaaaaataaatcatactGGTATATTATGGTCTCTACCGTAAAATTAATCTGTAAATGCTGAAACACAAAGGCAACATGTATACTGGAAGAttcttgttttttagtttttttttataggtaatcttGTTATTTAGTTAATAGCGAGTAGCTGACAACTGCACCCAGTTGATTCTTTGTAAATTCTGTAGCTTCAGTACATGTAAACTAAAATTTTGACCAACAATTTCTATATCATATATAGGGGACAAGTCGGCCAGCTCACTACCATGTTCTATGGGATGAGAACAATTTTACCGCAGATGGAATCCAGACATTGACAAACAATCTCTGTTATACATATGCAAGATGCACACGCTCTGTCTCTGTTGGTACGCAATGTTGTTCTTTTCACTGTTGTCAACGTATGATGAATTCACTATCAAACCTAATCCCTTCCCCTTCTGTCTCTTGGATAATTTTGAAGATTAGCTCAGCACTTAAGGCAGTAGGCATGAAAAAACTTGTGGAAGCTATAAATGCATTGCTGATATAATTTCTAATCACTCCATTGGAAGGATTTGAGATGACTTCCTTCACATAAATCTTACCACGGAAAGAAAAGAAGTATCTCTTAAGATCAGCATACATACAAGTAGCAGCCTATAATGTTagctttacttaaaaaaaaaaaaaaaaaatttgttagcTTACATGACACAATTGTGGTGGGAGAAGAACACGGAAAAAACTAGATCCTTGCTATCAATTTGTTCATTTTGTCCTCCTAACGAAAGGAGTCCCAGCCAATTGTAATACAATGTTTAATTGAAGTGGCTGAATTTGTTGTTCCTTTGTAGTTCCTCCGGCATATTATGCACATTTAGCTGCTTTTCGCGCCCGATTCTACATGGAGCCGGAGATGCAGGAGAATGGCTCAACAGGTGGTGGAACCTGTCATGGTACCAAGGGTACACGAGCAGCTGGAGAGTCTGGTGTCCGGCCATTGCCGGCCTTAAAGGAGAATGTGAAAAGAGTAATGTTTTACTGTTAGAGACCACAGAGAGGGTTATAACATAAACACCAAATCGGTCGCTAATCACCATTTCCTTCACCGCTACATATTCTTTGTACATGTATGATGATCGAGGCGTGTGGTTTCAAGTTCTTCCGGGATTCAGATCAGTGATTTTACCAGTAGAGCTTTAGTTTATGGTTCATACTTGGTACAAACTAGCAAAGAACATGGAAAGCACACCCATCATAGATAGCAGGTTTTGATTGAGCTAGAAATTGTCCACCGATGATGTGAAGAAAGTTAAACTAGGTCTTGTACAAATTTTTAAGTATCAATCTATATGTAGCAAAAATTTCCCCAATACttgcttacaattttttttatcgaattCCGCATATACCATGGCAATGATGTTCGAAGTAAATAAAATGATGTAAATGGTAACTCAAGCCTCAAGGTAGTGAAAACAATCGTTTCGGAACTCGAGAACCGGATACGTTTTTTGGGGGGTCTCAATTCCTGAACCCCAAATGGGTTGCAATGGTTACGTCATGGCATTTGCTGGGCATGGTGCCAAGGGCAAAATTAAGAGATCTTTGAAGGTACTTCGAAAAACATTCGACGAAGATAAAGCTGAAAGCATCATCTCTTACAATGTTGACCTGATTTCGTCCATTTCCTGAGCTTGAAACAATCCATAAGATGTCTTTTTCCACGACACAGGGAAGCATGTTTAGTCTCCCCATATGTATACATGCGCTTAGCTCACGGGGAAGAAAGCAATCCTATCGTCATGGCTAATGTTCCTGCATCAAATCTCTTAAATCTATGTGGTGCCTGCATATAAGGTGTCAGTGGCtgcagtgtttttttttttttttatttgtcgcCTTTTCTTTCAAAAGCCACAGATGTCCGCAAACTGCTGGTACTTCATGGTATGAAACCGCGTACTGTTTTTGTCTTGCAATAGCGGTAAGCACGTACATGTGGCGaaataattcatataatttgGAGAAATAAAGTCATAGACACAATGTATAGAccacattttattaattaatgtcgGCTGTGGAGTTTACACGTGTCTGAATtgtaaaaatgtatttgaatCAGAAAATTGTAAGGGATCTTGATCCCATTATGACACCTTACCCCCTAAGCATTACTCACACATATCAGACTAGTCAAATGCTCCAACGAATCCAAATTGGGTAATGCTACGTGAACCGATAATTGAACGGAAGGATTCAAACGATAagtgtaaatgtatttttttttttttaatcattttttatatatttttaaatatatattttttaaaaaaatatcaattcactaatattcattttcttaattattaaataaaaaaattaaaaaaaaataaatcaattaatcaaTCACTTTTATCTGCCACTTTTATAGATTCgattagcatttttcattcaaatttgCCAAAAAGCGACTGAAACCACCCGTACAATGACCACGTTCCCGCATTGGGAGTTTGTACACCACATTGCCTCATCATATCCACTAGTAAGGCCAGCTCTAACACATTTACGCCGGTGGAAACTCGGTTTGAATTTGCATGGAGAAACATAATGTAAAGCATGCTTctactttttgaaaaatgagccGAAGTACTCGAGCCCAGCTAGCTAGGAGCTGCATGGGGATCCAAAACGGGTTCAAGCTGCATGTGAAAGCGTGGGAAAAATTGAAGgcaatttatttaaagattacTCGGGAGTAGTACTATTGAACTTGCACATTCAATCCTTAAACAAATCTTTGCATTGCATGCAGTAGCTTTAAGATTTTTGGGAGATTTGTATATAAGACCCATGCAGTGCCTATTGCCCGCCGTAAAAGAAGCTAGCTACGcttaggagtggtttggattattctaagttgagatgatttgttaatagtaaaataaaatattattaaaatagagtaatgttagagagaagccATTATAGCAGTGTACACTTTGCATtcactgcgtggctgcttctagttcaTTGTTTCTAACATTCAtttggagagatgtgtggtctatatgatgccacatcatgtatACAAAATGGATGTTcccaatagtgacttctatctatatttatttattagaataatattttttaatattattattattttaaaatttgaaaaagttgaattgtttattatattttgtgtgaaaat
This window of the Juglans regia cultivar Chandler chromosome 12, Walnut 2.0, whole genome shotgun sequence genome carries:
- the LOC109005092 gene encoding protein argonaute 10-like isoform X1 is translated as MPIRQMKESTEQHLVIKTHLQNSMNQMQKAPTNKTAQNGKGPPPQEPHNTKPHNQTSPPSKNKGRRRGRGGRKFDQGDVCMRPSSRHCTVVNTPVSANPAGALLASTLDGSVENGGNLCGMEMSFPTTSKASSFARRPGFGQVGTKCIVKANHFFAELPEKDLNQYDVTITPEVSSRTVNRAIMEELVRLYRESDLGTRLPAYDGRKSLYTAGELPFAWKEFKIKLVDEEDGINGPKREREYKVVIKFVARANMHHLGQFLAGKRADAPQEALQILDIVLRELSTKRYCPIGRSFFSPDIRMPQRLGDGLESWCGFYQSIRPTQMGLSLNIDMASAAFIEPLPVIDFVAQLLGKDVLSRPLSDSDRVKIKRALRGVKVEVTHRGNVRRKYRVSGLTSQPTRELVFPVDDNSTMKSVVEYFQEMYGFTIQHTHLPCLQVGNQKKANYLPMEACKIVEGQRYTKRLNERQITALLKVTCQRPRDREYDILQTVQQNAYDQDPYAKEFGIKISEKLASVEARILPAPWLKYHEAGKEKDCLPQVGQWNMMNKKMINGMTVSRWACINFSRSVQESVARGFCNELAQMCQVSGMEFNPEPVISIYNARPEQVEKALKHVYHAAMNKTKGKELELLLAILPDNNGSLYGDLKRICETDLGLISQCCLTKHVFKISKQYLANVSLKINVKMGGRNTVLLDAISCRIPLVSDIPTIIFGADVTHPENGEDSSPSIAAVVASQDWPEVTKYAGLVCAQAHRQELIQDLYKTWHDPVRGAVNGGMIRDLLVSFRKATGQKPLRIIFYRDGVSEGQFYQVLLYELDAIRKACASLEPNYQPPVTFIVVQKRHHTRLFANNHRDRSSTDKSGNVLPGTVVDSKICHPTEFDFYLCSHAGIQGTSRPAHYHVLWDENNFTADGIQTLTNNLCYTYARCTRSVSVVPPAYYAHLAAFRARFYMEPEMQENGSTGGGTCHGTKGTRAAGESGVRPLPALKENVKRVMFYC
- the LOC109005092 gene encoding protein argonaute 10-like isoform X2 — its product is MPIRQMKESTEQHLVIKTHLQNSMNQMQKAPTNKTAQNGKGPPPQEPHNTKPHNQTSPPSKNKGRRRGRGGRKFDQGDVCMRPSSRHCTVVNTPVSANPAGALLASTLDGSVENGGNLCGMEMSFPTTSKASSFARRPGFGQVGTKCIVKANHFFAELPEKDLNQYDVTITPEVSSRTVNRAIMEELVRLYRESDLGTRLPAYDGRKSLYTAGELPFAWKEFKIKLVDEEDGINGPKREREYKVVIKFVARANMHHLGQFLAGKRADAPQEALQILDIVLRELSTKRYCPIGRSFFSPDIRMPQRLGDGLESWCGFYQSIRPTQMGLSLNIDMASAAFIEPLPVIDFVAQLLGKDVLSRPLSDSDRVKIKRALRGVKVEVTHRGNVRRKYRVSGLTSQPTRELVFPVDDNSTMKSVVEYFQEMYGFTIQHTHLPCLQVGNQKKANYLPMEACKIVEGQRYTKRLNERQITALLKVTCQRPRDREYDILQTVQQNAYDQDPYAKEFGIKISEKLASVEARILPAPWLKYHEAGKEKDCLPQVGQWNMMNKKMINGMTVSRWACINFSRSVQESVARGFCNELAQMCQVSGMEFNPEPVISIYNARPEQVEKALKHVYHAAMNKTKGKELELLLAILPDNNGSLYGDLKRICETDLGLISQCCLTKHVFKISKQYLANVSLKINVKMGGRNTVLLDAISCRIPLVSDIPTIIFGADVTHPENGEDSSPSIAAVVASQDWPEVTKYAGLVCAQAHRQELIQDLYKTWHDPVRGAVNGGMIRDLLVSFRKATGQKPLRIIFYRSTFF